The following proteins are encoded in a genomic region of Bacillus sp. FJAT-22090:
- a CDS encoding alpha/beta fold hydrolase, whose translation MDIGQGETVVLIHGLGSKKESWVNQFSLSSNYRLIIPDLRGHGESEITNNISIANFAQDVLSLLDSLNIKKAHFCGLSMGGLVVQEIYKQKKECVLSMVLSNTFSYVPSFSGQLTVMKGVKNLQLTSSDDYTTYTAKKCLYQKESTLIEAAKKMFLIRKEPYIASAHSAIQSNYLPILPFVKVPTLIIGGKYDEINPLISIYLTKGFLPKAEVVIFDNCGHLPILEKKEEYNKLLDRFFRQHF comes from the coding sequence TTGGACATTGGCCAGGGTGAAACTGTAGTACTAATTCATGGCTTAGGGAGTAAAAAAGAATCATGGGTAAACCAATTCAGCCTCTCTTCCAATTATCGATTAATAATACCTGACCTGCGTGGACACGGAGAATCTGAAATAACCAATAATATTTCCATTGCCAATTTTGCTCAAGATGTTTTATCACTTTTAGATTCATTAAACATAAAAAAAGCACACTTTTGCGGTCTCTCCATGGGAGGTCTAGTCGTACAAGAAATTTACAAACAAAAAAAAGAATGTGTCCTATCCATGGTTTTGTCTAATACATTTTCTTATGTCCCGTCATTTTCAGGACAATTAACTGTTATGAAAGGAGTTAAGAACCTACAACTGACATCAAGTGACGACTATACAACGTACACTGCAAAAAAATGTCTCTATCAAAAGGAATCCACGCTCATTGAAGCGGCAAAGAAAATGTTTCTTATTCGTAAAGAGCCCTATATCGCGTCCGCTCATTCAGCAATCCAATCTAATTATCTACCAATATTACCATTCGTAAAAGTTCCAACTTTAATCATCGGAGGAAAATACGATGAAATAAACCCCTTAATAAGCATCTATTTAACCAAAGGCTTTTTGCCAAAAGCAGAAGTCGTCATATTTGATAACTGTGGACATTTACCAATCTTAGAGAAAAAGGAAGAGTATAATAAGTTGCTTGATCGTTTTTTTCGCCAGCATTTTTAA
- a CDS encoding nucleoid-associated protein yields MLEVNESKLAQYVAHYVGDTLVLGEEAFANPEIMLEAAFTQLAFSKIDLGQHYEFFHETDIGLNEVYTYVKSIFDQENSFLEQSKNIATHLHSSSQHPNIKSGELFIGLFENCIWHTEVKRVLAIVKIDEKEMFLDVKNEQNKMIVNGIDGINVKKINNMAVIIDMGADEAPIVFMKTKKKEDVVYWQERFLKIKVADEHYHKTNLALTECKKYILKEESFTNTEKLGFLNKTLDYFRNEEEFQVTDYIDTVFEKADSVQKDIIVNTVKPYETVISESAIAKAEKGYNRKIKLDSNIEIQVNVRNIEQVHELIEVGYDEATNRKFYKIYFQEEI; encoded by the coding sequence ATGCTAGAAGTAAATGAAAGTAAGCTAGCACAGTATGTCGCTCATTATGTAGGCGATACACTTGTCCTGGGAGAAGAGGCATTCGCTAATCCAGAGATTATGCTAGAGGCAGCCTTTACGCAATTAGCATTTAGCAAAATTGATTTGGGGCAGCATTACGAATTTTTTCATGAAACAGATATTGGATTAAATGAAGTATATACATACGTTAAGTCTATTTTCGATCAAGAGAATAGTTTCCTTGAACAATCAAAGAATATTGCCACTCACTTACATAGTTCATCGCAACATCCTAATATTAAAAGTGGAGAATTGTTCATTGGATTATTCGAAAATTGTATATGGCATACAGAGGTTAAAAGAGTACTCGCTATTGTAAAAATAGATGAAAAAGAAATGTTTTTAGATGTAAAAAACGAGCAAAACAAAATGATTGTGAATGGAATCGACGGTATTAATGTCAAGAAAATAAATAATATGGCCGTAATCATAGATATGGGGGCAGACGAAGCACCTATAGTCTTTATGAAAACAAAAAAGAAAGAAGATGTTGTCTATTGGCAAGAACGCTTTTTAAAAATTAAAGTAGCGGATGAACATTATCATAAAACAAATTTAGCATTAACCGAGTGTAAAAAATATATTTTAAAAGAAGAGAGTTTTACAAATACCGAGAAATTAGGTTTTTTAAACAAAACGCTCGATTATTTTAGAAATGAAGAAGAATTCCAAGTAACCGACTATATCGATACGGTATTTGAAAAAGCGGATTCGGTGCAAAAAGATATTATCGTAAATACGGTAAAACCATACGAAACGGTTATTTCTGAGAGTGCAATTGCAAAGGCGGAAAAAGGCTACAACCGTAAAATTAAACTTGACTCCAATATTGAAATTCAGGTTAACGTACGTAATATCGAGCAAGTACATGAATTGATTGAGGTTGGATATGATGAAGCAACCAATCGAAAGTTTTATAAAATCTATTTCCAAGAAGAAATATAA
- a CDS encoding uroporphyrinogen decarboxylase family protein: protein MNKFERIKAALNFEEVDQMPVNLWMHLSAVDQNPKSLALAQVEYARKYDFDFIKLMPFGLYCVEDWGVEVEYYSQVNKPPVVKKYAIEKVEDWANLEVLPPIYGTYGKQLQLTKYVAAEVKNEIPFVQTIFSPLTVARKLGGDRLILDMKENPDLVKAALEIITETTINFVKANIDIGIDGFFFATQCATTDFMTKEEYEEFGVPYDLKVIESYNDKTFFNIVHMHGNNIMFETISKYPVNCLNWHDRWSSPSIAEARKLTDKCILGGIREVPYYDKNNNFIKNSLLLDGTIPEIEEHILEAISEADGKGIILGPGCVASQNIPEKNIFAVRRSVVQYVPQTLV, encoded by the coding sequence ATGAATAAGTTTGAGAGAATAAAGGCAGCATTAAATTTTGAGGAAGTTGATCAAATGCCAGTTAACCTTTGGATGCATTTGTCAGCAGTTGACCAAAACCCTAAAAGTTTAGCTTTAGCTCAAGTGGAATACGCACGAAAATATGACTTTGATTTTATAAAATTAATGCCTTTTGGTTTATATTGCGTAGAAGACTGGGGAGTAGAAGTTGAATACTATAGCCAAGTTAACAAACCACCGGTTGTAAAAAAATATGCTATTGAAAAAGTAGAGGATTGGGCAAATCTTGAAGTATTGCCTCCTATATACGGGACCTATGGTAAACAACTTCAATTAACTAAATATGTCGCTGCGGAAGTTAAAAATGAAATCCCATTTGTTCAAACAATCTTCAGTCCATTAACAGTAGCCCGTAAATTAGGTGGAGATAGACTTATATTAGATATGAAAGAAAATCCTGATCTAGTTAAGGCAGCTTTGGAAATAATTACAGAGACTACCATTAATTTTGTTAAAGCGAATATTGATATAGGTATTGATGGATTCTTCTTCGCGACACAATGTGCGACAACTGATTTTATGACAAAAGAAGAGTACGAAGAATTTGGTGTCCCATATGATCTAAAAGTAATTGAGAGCTATAATGACAAAACATTCTTTAATATTGTGCATATGCATGGTAATAATATCATGTTTGAAACTATTTCAAAATATCCAGTAAATTGTTTAAACTGGCATGATCGATGGAGTTCTCCATCAATTGCAGAAGCTCGGAAACTCACGGATAAATGTATATTAGGTGGAATTAGAGAGGTACCTTACTACGATAAAAATAATAATTTTATTAAAAATAGTTTGTTGTTAGATGGTACAATTCCTGAAATTGAAGAACATATTTTAGAGGCAATAAGCGAAGCAGACGGTAAAGGGATAATTCTTGGTCCAGGTTGTGTTGCAAGTCAAAATATACCCGAAAAGAATATATTTGCTGTACGTCGTAGTGTTGTTCAATATGTTCCACAAACTCTCGTATAA
- a CDS encoding amino acid ABC transporter permease — MFDIGVFLDGIFEISKVVPKTLLLAITILLLALIMGAFIHLIVHYKVPFLSQVIVVLQSFLRGTPNVVLLFFMFAALPEFLAFITGNLGIPFDANKIEPVFIVILTFSISLSVFQSEIIRGAILSVDPGQNEAAHALGYSFWQTLRKVTLPQALIAAFPDIMNSLLVIIKGLSLAYLFTVIDILGQAKLLGGFTQRYLEAFTAAALIYWGLCILLTKLANKVEFKMREGFN, encoded by the coding sequence TTGTTTGATATAGGTGTTTTCCTTGATGGAATATTTGAAATTTCAAAAGTTGTACCTAAAACACTATTGTTAGCTATTACTATTTTGTTACTAGCACTAATAATGGGTGCATTTATACACTTGATTGTACATTATAAAGTACCATTTCTATCTCAAGTAATTGTTGTGCTTCAATCATTTCTGAGAGGGACACCAAATGTTGTGTTGTTATTTTTCATGTTCGCAGCATTACCAGAATTTCTTGCCTTTATAACGGGAAATTTAGGAATTCCATTTGATGCAAATAAAATTGAACCTGTTTTTATTGTAATACTGACCTTTTCAATTAGTCTGTCTGTTTTCCAATCCGAAATCATTAGAGGAGCTATATTATCTGTTGATCCAGGGCAAAACGAGGCTGCGCATGCTTTAGGATATAGTTTCTGGCAGACATTACGAAAAGTAACATTGCCCCAGGCTTTGATTGCAGCATTCCCAGATATTATGAACTCACTTTTAGTTATTATTAAGGGTCTATCGTTGGCTTACTTGTTTACAGTTATTGATATTTTGGGCCAAGCGAAACTTCTTGGAGGATTTACACAACGATACCTTGAGGCTTTTACAGCTGCAGCTTTAATCTACTGGGGATTATGTATCTTGTTAACAAAACTTGCAAACAAGGTTGAATTTAAAATGAGGGAAGGATTTAATTAA
- a CDS encoding amino acid ABC transporter permease: MDLAYMIEVFPELIMTLPITLLIIIVSAIFGLLLSIGVTYLRLKKLKIIGPILEIYVSFMRSTPILIQLFLVFYGLPVLMNSLGFNAGDFGAITSSIIALIIFNGAYLSEILRPAYLSVERGQHEAADSLGYKPFEKFRKIVLPQLAPIALPGLGNAIIYLVHDTSLVFTIGVVDIMGQAKLLIANTYGENKIEMYLAIAIMYWLVCLASDRIIKLLENFTYLKRIKRKSKVKKSEVYKDPVSAQ; encoded by the coding sequence ATGGATTTAGCTTATATGATAGAAGTCTTTCCGGAATTAATTATGACCTTACCTATTACATTATTAATTATTATTGTATCTGCTATTTTTGGTTTGCTGCTTAGCATAGGTGTTACGTACCTAAGATTAAAAAAGTTGAAAATCATTGGTCCAATACTAGAAATCTATGTTTCATTCATGCGCAGCACACCAATTCTGATACAGTTATTTCTAGTTTTTTATGGTTTACCTGTATTAATGAATAGTCTTGGATTTAATGCTGGCGACTTTGGTGCTATTACTTCCTCTATTATTGCACTGATTATTTTTAATGGTGCATATTTGTCAGAGATTTTAAGACCCGCTTATCTATCCGTTGAGAGGGGGCAGCATGAAGCGGCAGATAGCCTAGGATATAAACCTTTTGAAAAGTTTCGTAAAATAGTCCTTCCCCAGTTAGCCCCAATTGCATTACCGGGATTGGGAAATGCCATTATCTATTTGGTTCATGATACATCTCTAGTTTTTACAATTGGAGTTGTTGACATAATGGGGCAAGCAAAACTATTGATAGCTAACACCTATGGTGAAAATAAAATTGAAATGTATCTGGCGATCGCTATTATGTATTGGCTAGTTTGCTTAGCTTCGGATCGAATTATTAAATTACTAGAGAATTTCACATATTTAAAGAGGATTAAGAGAAAGTCTAAGGTAAAAAAATCTGAAGTATATAAAGACCCAGTATCGGCGCAATAG
- a CDS encoding transporter substrate-binding domain-containing protein, with product MVKKYRKIPIISGLFALMLLGACGGEETDKNAMADGVRSIEVAVPPDSKPLSYTDENGELTGYEIEILKAVDEKLKDFSFDLVGVHDSAAEIGLDTGKYQMIAQGLFRSPTREEKYLIPDQHNGASLMRVYSNEKFTDIDSLGDLVGKTISPPTPSGGVYNLLMAHNKENPDKELKFDTSDAGLTVAERLKDVESGKYDVLVLPSNLGAADIIEMQSLKINISDPVKVFPTFFMIHNSEENQDFASQVSTALSELKEEGMLSELSIKYYGEDVFLFE from the coding sequence ATGGTTAAAAAGTACAGGAAAATCCCAATAATTTCTGGTTTGTTTGCTCTAATGCTGCTGGGTGCATGTGGTGGAGAAGAAACTGATAAAAATGCAATGGCAGATGGTGTACGTTCGATTGAAGTGGCGGTTCCACCTGATTCAAAACCATTGAGTTATACAGATGAAAATGGTGAACTCACAGGCTATGAAATTGAAATTTTAAAGGCAGTAGATGAAAAATTAAAGGATTTTTCGTTTGACTTGGTAGGTGTTCATGACAGTGCTGCGGAAATAGGGTTAGATACTGGAAAATATCAAATGATAGCACAGGGCTTATTTAGATCACCAACTCGTGAAGAAAAGTATTTAATACCAGACCAACATAACGGTGCAAGTTTAATGCGCGTATATAGTAATGAGAAGTTTACAGATATTGATTCTTTAGGTGACTTAGTTGGTAAAACAATTTCCCCTCCTACACCAAGTGGTGGAGTTTATAACTTATTAATGGCACATAACAAAGAAAATCCTGATAAAGAATTAAAATTTGATACTTCTGATGCTGGATTAACAGTAGCAGAAAGATTAAAAGATGTAGAAAGTGGTAAATACGATGTTTTAGTTTTACCTTCGAATTTAGGTGCAGCAGACATAATTGAAATGCAAAGTTTAAAGATTAATATATCAGATCCTGTAAAAGTCTTTCCTACATTTTTTATGATTCATAATTCCGAAGAAAATCAAGATTTTGCATCACAGGTAAGCACAGCTTTATCAGAATTAAAAGAAGAAGGCATGCTATCAGAACTATCCATTAAATATTACGGTGAAGATGTATTCCTGTTTGAGTAA
- a CDS encoding amino acid ABC transporter ATP-binding protein, whose amino-acid sequence MLSIKDLRLSFKDNEILKGIDLEVNKGDVVTLIGPSGTGKTTLLRCINYLEKPAKGNIILGDLNIDYEKITKKEILALRRKTAMVFQQYNLFKNKTVIENVMEPQMIVQQKSRKEAYENSVEQLEKVGLIDKLESYPSQLSGGQQQRVSIARALALKPEVVLFDEPTSALDPELVGEVLKVIENVVSTGMTIVLVTHEMSFAQKISTKIVFMDKGNIVEEGSSKSIFEDSTNARTREFLTHFNTNKLNIMKEEVYG is encoded by the coding sequence ATGTTATCAATCAAAGACCTACGTTTGTCATTTAAAGACAATGAAATTTTAAAAGGAATTGACTTGGAAGTAAATAAAGGAGATGTAGTGACCTTAATTGGTCCAAGCGGAACAGGTAAAACTACTTTACTTCGTTGTATAAATTATTTAGAAAAGCCGGCAAAAGGAAACATTATTTTAGGTGATCTAAATATTGATTATGAAAAAATTACAAAGAAAGAAATATTAGCCCTAAGACGAAAAACCGCTATGGTTTTTCAACAATATAATTTATTTAAAAATAAAACAGTTATTGAAAATGTCATGGAACCACAAATGATTGTGCAACAAAAAAGTAGAAAGGAGGCCTACGAAAATAGTGTAGAACAACTAGAAAAAGTAGGATTAATAGATAAATTGGAATCATATCCCTCTCAACTTTCAGGAGGTCAGCAACAACGTGTTAGTATAGCTAGGGCGTTAGCGTTGAAACCTGAGGTAGTTTTATTTGACGAACCAACATCAGCACTTGATCCAGAATTAGTTGGAGAGGTTTTAAAGGTAATTGAAAATGTAGTATCTACTGGTATGACAATTGTTCTTGTAACACATGAAATGTCATTTGCACAAAAGATTTCTACAAAAATTGTCTTTATGGATAAAGGAAACATTGTGGAAGAGGGTTCATCTAAATCCATCTTTGAGGACTCTACAAATGCACGAACAAGAGAATTTTTAACTCATTTTAACACAAATAAATTAAATATTATGAAGGAGGAAGTTTATGGTTAA
- a CDS encoding trans-sulfuration enzyme family protein produces the protein MNKANWKIDTKIIHECLTPDEKTRAIVPSITPAVAYSFSTAEEAASVVAGMEEGIYYGRYGNPTVRKLEEKIASLEYGEAALALSSGMAAISTALLSCLKTGDHVLVTKDVYGGTYSFLTTLAERIGIQFDFVDCTNPKNILEAMLSNTKAIYIETPSNPNLTILDIEQIASVSKKMGVPLIVDNTFMSPILQNPLLLGADIVVHSGTKYINGHGDVLCGFIVSDANRIDMMRKKIMGDLGQNLNAYEAFLVIRGLKTISLRIEKHCSNARKVAEFLASHPMIEKVYYPGLKCHPGHEIAIKQMRDMGGIVSFEVKGGLEQGKLFINSLELAMISFSLGDPETLIQHPASMTHAQIPKEERAKYGITDGLMRLSVGLEDSQDIINDLEQALKKVDIRMSV, from the coding sequence ATGAATAAAGCTAATTGGAAAATAGATACGAAGATTATTCACGAATGTTTAACGCCAGATGAAAAAACACGTGCTATTGTACCAAGTATTACTCCAGCTGTTGCGTATTCATTTTCCACTGCTGAAGAAGCCGCTAGTGTAGTAGCTGGAATGGAAGAAGGCATTTATTATGGACGCTATGGTAACCCAACAGTTCGCAAACTAGAAGAAAAAATTGCTTCTTTAGAATATGGTGAAGCTGCCCTTGCATTATCAAGTGGGATGGCTGCAATCTCTACTGCACTTCTCTCTTGTCTAAAAACTGGAGATCATGTATTAGTAACAAAAGATGTATATGGCGGAACATACAGTTTTCTCACTACATTAGCAGAAAGAATAGGTATCCAATTTGATTTTGTTGATTGTACAAATCCCAAGAATATTTTAGAAGCAATGTTGTCGAATACAAAAGCGATATACATCGAGACACCATCAAATCCAAATTTAACAATTTTAGATATTGAGCAAATTGCTAGTGTCTCAAAAAAAATGGGTGTGCCTTTAATTGTTGATAATACATTTATGAGCCCGATTTTACAGAACCCCTTATTGCTAGGTGCTGACATTGTTGTTCATAGTGGGACTAAATATATTAATGGTCATGGGGATGTACTATGCGGTTTTATAGTTTCTGATGCAAATAGAATTGACATGATGCGTAAAAAAATCATGGGGGATTTAGGACAAAATTTAAACGCCTATGAAGCATTTTTAGTAATTCGAGGTTTAAAAACAATTTCCCTTCGTATTGAGAAACATTGTTCAAACGCAAGGAAAGTTGCGGAGTTCTTAGCCTCACATCCCATGATTGAAAAAGTTTATTACCCAGGTCTGAAATGTCATCCAGGACATGAAATAGCAATAAAACAAATGAGAGACATGGGTGGAATTGTAAGCTTTGAAGTTAAGGGTGGGCTAGAACAAGGAAAACTGTTTATTAACTCTCTTGAACTAGCTATGATTTCATTTAGTCTTGGAGATCCAGAAACTTTGATACAACATCCAGCTTCTATGACACATGCTCAAATTCCAAAAGAAGAAAGAGCAAAGTATGGAATTACAGATGGTTTGATGAGATTATCTGTAGGTTTAGAGGATTCACAAGATATTATAAATGATTTGGAACAAGCATTAAAAAAGGTAGATATAAGGATGAGCGTCTAA
- a CDS encoding GntR family transcriptional regulator, giving the protein MQIRKLVKDNAYIGIKERIINGELAPDQILTEDYLTNLLQISRTPLREAIQRLEFEEFILRQPNGRFKVSSISKENAIEIYQMRSVMEGFIVRNATVKATSEDIKNLEKIIEKTRLSILNSDPQSTVLYGNEFHGLLYKISDMHIPIKFLSMLNDHSLRYRLLISKSGVWYPSTVEEHQTVVEYMKQRNVEAAEMTIKLHIEKSLSSLLKKFNQIKRTD; this is encoded by the coding sequence ATGCAAATAAGAAAGCTGGTGAAGGACAACGCCTATATAGGTATTAAAGAAAGAATTATTAACGGTGAATTAGCCCCAGATCAGATTCTTACGGAGGATTATTTAACAAACTTATTACAAATTAGTAGGACACCTCTTAGAGAAGCAATTCAGCGATTAGAATTTGAAGAATTTATTTTGAGACAACCAAATGGAAGGTTTAAAGTTTCTTCTATTTCTAAAGAAAATGCAATTGAAATTTATCAAATGCGCAGTGTAATGGAAGGGTTTATAGTCCGAAATGCTACAGTAAAAGCTACCTCTGAGGACATTAAGAACCTAGAAAAGATTATAGAAAAAACAAGGCTATCTATTTTAAATAGTGATCCTCAAAGTACGGTTCTTTATGGTAATGAGTTTCACGGTCTTCTGTATAAAATTAGTGACATGCATATACCAATAAAATTTTTAAGTATGTTAAACGATCATTCGTTAAGATACAGATTACTAATTTCAAAATCAGGCGTTTGGTATCCAAGTACAGTAGAAGAACATCAAACTGTAGTTGAATACATGAAACAAAGAAATGTTGAAGCTGCTGAGATGACTATAAAACTTCATATTGAAAAGAGTTTAAGCTCTCTTTTAAAGAAATTTAACCAAATAAAAAGGACTGATTAA
- a CDS encoding LysR family transcriptional regulator: MHLDQISTFVSVIESGSYNKASTKLFLSQPTITHRINKMESELGISLLVRGKKEVHLTKEGELFLYYAKGILESFEECLKKIEGLKNELIINLGYGTSLSHFMMNKVINSISSVNYENRYLFKTLRDVDVVSNILENKIQIGFTRELLESEYLEFHLIAQEPVYLVAGKKLGLKGDNKISFEEIIDENFIVPNKETLKSDFLVNFLKTNNANIKFQTNDIQIQKKLVLEGHGISYFYRESIIEDLYNNNIIQLQIEDLLDITSPIYLVYRKDFYNNTLKNILDLFSESIYTKLV; encoded by the coding sequence ATGCACTTAGATCAAATCAGTACTTTTGTTTCTGTAATTGAAAGTGGTAGTTATAACAAAGCTTCAACTAAACTGTTTTTAAGCCAACCTACTATCACTCATCGAATTAATAAAATGGAATCAGAATTAGGAATTTCATTGTTAGTTAGAGGAAAAAAAGAAGTACATTTAACCAAGGAAGGTGAACTTTTTCTGTATTACGCCAAGGGAATACTGGAATCATTCGAAGAGTGTTTAAAAAAAATAGAAGGATTAAAAAATGAATTAATTATTAATTTAGGTTATGGGACTTCACTATCACATTTTATGATGAATAAAGTTATAAATTCGATTAGCTCCGTAAACTATGAAAACCGTTATCTTTTCAAAACTCTCAGAGATGTTGATGTAGTTTCTAACATTTTAGAAAACAAAATTCAAATTGGTTTTACTAGAGAATTATTAGAAAGCGAATATCTAGAATTTCATTTAATAGCTCAGGAACCCGTCTATTTAGTTGCGGGAAAAAAATTGGGGTTAAAAGGAGATAACAAAATTTCTTTTGAGGAAATTATAGATGAAAATTTTATTGTCCCTAATAAAGAAACATTAAAGAGCGACTTTTTAGTCAATTTTTTAAAGACTAATAATGCAAATATTAAATTTCAAACAAACGATATACAAATTCAAAAAAAGCTTGTACTTGAGGGTCACGGAATTAGCTACTTTTATAGAGAAAGTATTATTGAAGACTTATATAATAACAATATTATTCAACTACAAATCGAAGATTTATTAGATATTACTTCACCAATTTATTTGGTTTATCGTAAAGACTTCTACAATAATACACTTAAAAATATTTTGGATTTGTTTTCAGAATCTATATACACAAAATTAGTGTAA
- a CDS encoding universal stress protein, with translation MADHYKSILVAVDGSKEAEYAFQKSIDVAHRNKGSILNIVNIIDTRSFEAYERSIFDTAQKQSEELLNGYKARAEAEGVENVKIVIEYGSPKSIITNELTNLVEADLIICGATGLNAVERFLIGSVSEAIVRSAKCDVLVIRTPE, from the coding sequence ATGGCAGATCATTATAAAAGTATTTTAGTAGCTGTAGATGGTTCAAAAGAAGCGGAATATGCATTTCAAAAATCAATAGATGTTGCACATCGTAACAAGGGATCTATATTAAACATAGTAAATATAATTGATACTCGTTCATTCGAAGCATACGAACGATCTATTTTCGATACTGCACAAAAACAGTCAGAGGAACTTTTAAATGGCTACAAGGCAAGAGCAGAGGCTGAAGGTGTTGAAAATGTAAAGATAGTAATCGAATATGGTTCTCCCAAAAGTATCATTACTAATGAGCTTACAAACTTAGTTGAAGCCGATTTAATAATTTGTGGTGCAACTGGGCTAAATGCAGTTGAGCGTTTTTTAATTGGTTCCGTGTCTGAAGCAATCGTACGTTCAGCTAAATGTGATGTTTTAGTAATTCGTACACCTGAGTGA
- a CDS encoding DHA2 family efflux MFS transporter permease subunit, producing the protein MAALLVAGFVGLFSETALNIALGDLGRIFDVKPTTVQWLATGYFLTLGILIPVTGILMQKFTTRQMFMTSILLTIIGTILAAIAPSFSFLLVGRIIQAAGLAINLPLTQSVIFTIFPPNKRGAAMGIMGLVMLAGPALGPTIAGLILDTLSWEWIFWVQVPFLLFSLIFGIIYLPNVNEIRKVSIDILSVFLSTIGFGGIVYGFSVSGEAGWTSATVLGAIIVGVIAIALFCVRQIKMETPVMNLRAFKYPLFILGVFMSFITFFNMLSMLVILPMYMQMALLIAAFTTGLILLPASLLNCILAPIIGGLFDKYGPKAVITPGTILVALGYLIYAQFGTDTALWMVVVTHIVMMLGIGAVLAATQTNTLNSLPKKYYPDGIAITQTIQQVAGAIGIAVMVSIFASKQGSYLATVGDDLSAAAATGSSFVFKVGLAFAVVNVILSLFMKKPKEVK; encoded by the coding sequence ATGGCGGCTCTTTTAGTAGCTGGCTTTGTAGGACTTTTTAGTGAAACGGCTTTAAATATTGCCTTAGGTGATTTAGGACGAATATTTGATGTGAAGCCTACAACAGTTCAATGGTTAGCGACAGGTTATTTCTTAACACTAGGTATTTTAATACCAGTAACAGGGATCTTGATGCAAAAGTTTACGACACGCCAGATGTTTATGACATCTATTCTATTAACCATTATTGGTACAATTCTAGCTGCAATAGCACCTTCATTTAGTTTTTTATTAGTAGGGCGTATTATTCAAGCGGCAGGGTTAGCAATTAATTTACCTTTAACACAAAGTGTTATTTTTACAATTTTCCCTCCAAATAAACGAGGAGCCGCAATGGGTATTATGGGCTTAGTTATGTTAGCAGGTCCAGCATTAGGTCCAACAATAGCAGGACTTATATTAGATACATTATCTTGGGAATGGATTTTCTGGGTTCAAGTACCATTCTTACTCTTCTCTCTAATATTCGGGATTATTTACTTACCTAACGTAAATGAGATACGTAAAGTTTCGATTGATATATTATCGGTTTTTCTTTCAACAATTGGATTCGGTGGTATCGTATACGGATTTAGTGTATCTGGTGAAGCTGGTTGGACTAGTGCAACGGTTCTTGGAGCTATCATCGTAGGTGTTATCGCAATCGCTCTATTCTGTGTCCGTCAGATAAAGATGGAGACTCCCGTAATGAATTTAAGAGCATTTAAGTACCCACTGTTCATTCTTGGTGTCTTTATGAGTTTTATTACATTCTTCAACATGTTGTCAATGCTTGTTATTTTACCAATGTATATGCAAATGGCATTATTAATTGCGGCATTTACAACAGGTCTGATACTACTACCCGCTAGTTTACTTAACTGTATATTAGCGCCTATCATTGGTGGTCTATTTGACAAATATGGTCCGAAAGCAGTTATAACTCCTGGTACTATTTTGGTGGCACTTGGTTATTTAATCTATGCACAATTTGGTACAGATACGGCGTTATGGATGGTTGTTGTAACTCATATAGTCATGATGTTAGGTATCGGTGCGGTGCTTGCAGCTACACAAACTAACACACTAAACTCTCTTCCGAAAAAGTACTATCCAGATGGAATAGCTATTACACAAACAATTCAGCAAGTTGCTGGTGCTATTGGTATTGCAGTAATGGTTTCGATATTTGCGTCCAAACAAGGTAGTTACTTAGCGACAGTTGGTGATGATTTGTCTGCAGCCGCAGCAACAGGATCATCATTTGTATTTAAAGTCGGTTTAGCATTTGCAGTGGTTAATGTTATTTTGTCTCTATTCATGAAAAAGCCAAAAGAGGTAAAATGA